A part of Chlamydia ibidis 10-1398/6 genomic DNA contains:
- a CDS encoding isoprenyl transferase has product MSLVPEEASQPVSRNPSPRHIAIIMDGNRRWYKQQQKPAHLEYSSGHYYGAKVLPRIVQSALTYGVEVLTLFAFSTENFLRSQDEVSELFSLFSTQLDIQLPYLIENQIRLRCIGNLSKLPSYIQDKLNKVINVTNTFSRMDLVLAINYGGKDELIRAFKKLHLDLLNRTISLEDVSESLVNSYLDTSEVGDPDLLIRTGGEMRVSNFLLWQIAYTELYVTDVLWPDFTGRHLRDAITAYQQRSRRGGR; this is encoded by the coding sequence ATATCTCTAGTCCCCGAAGAAGCATCTCAACCTGTTTCACGGAATCCATCACCCAGGCATATTGCTATTATCATGGATGGTAATCGTCGCTGGTACAAACAACAACAGAAACCGGCTCATTTAGAATACTCCTCTGGACATTACTATGGAGCAAAAGTTCTCCCGAGGATTGTTCAATCTGCTCTTACCTACGGAGTAGAAGTCTTAACATTGTTTGCTTTCTCCACAGAAAATTTCTTACGTTCTCAGGATGAAGTGAGTGAACTTTTCTCTTTATTTAGTACGCAATTAGATATCCAACTACCTTATTTGATCGAAAACCAAATCCGACTTCGTTGTATTGGGAATTTGTCAAAGTTGCCTAGCTACATTCAGGACAAATTGAATAAAGTTATTAATGTGACCAATACATTTTCTCGTATGGACTTAGTTCTCGCAATTAACTACGGGGGGAAGGATGAACTCATACGTGCGTTTAAGAAATTGCATCTTGACTTATTAAATCGAACCATATCCCTTGAGGATGTTTCAGAAAGTTTAGTAAATTCCTATCTAGACACTTCAGAAGTGGGCGATCCCGATTTACTCATTCGCACAGGTGGCGAAATGCGTGTAAGTAATTTTTTGTTGTGGCAAATAGCATACACAGAACTTTATGTTACAGATGTCCTTTGGCCAGACTTTACTGGACGCCATTTGCGGGATGCAATTACAGCTTACCAACAACGATCACGACGAGGAGGTAGATAG